In Methanothermus fervidus DSM 2088, a single genomic region encodes these proteins:
- a CDS encoding extracellular solute-binding protein family 1 (COGs: COG0725 ABC-type molybdate transport system periplasmic component~InterPro IPR006059~KEGG: mja:MJ1186 molybdate ABC transporter periplasmic substrate-binding protein~PFAM: extracellular solute-binding protein family 1~SPTR: Q58586 Molybdate/tungstate-binding protein wtpA~PFAM: Bacterial extracellular solute-binding protein~TIGRFAM: tungstate ABC transporter binding protein WtpA): MYKKIAIIIIILAVLGVGVLAYQQSHKTTLKIYCAGSLAKPLTDAAKEFENRNPDVKIEIESHGSAEAIRQITDLKKPGDIVAVADYDLIDKRMIPKYATWNIQFARNELVIAYTDKSKYKNEINGENWYQIFQRPDVKYGFSNPNLDPCGYRAVMMIQLANKYYNNDTIFENLIAKHTSITSVANDSGYVVYAPSDLKPDKKVMIRPKEVDLVSALESGQIDYLIIYKSVAMQHKLKYVELPEKLNLKSTKYEKEYKKISLVQYADTKKQVVKLKPIVYGITVVNNSKHKDLAEKFVQFLLSRDGQEVLKRNYQEPIVPAVSTVDISKIPPLLRNFVVPKK; this comes from the coding sequence ATGTACAAGAAAATTGCAATAATAATAATCATTTTGGCAGTATTAGGTGTTGGAGTACTTGCATATCAACAAAGCCATAAAACTACTCTAAAAATATATTGCGCTGGTAGTTTGGCTAAACCTCTTACTGATGCTGCCAAAGAATTTGAAAACAGAAATCCTGATGTAAAAATTGAAATAGAATCACATGGTAGTGCTGAGGCAATTAGGCAAATAACGGATTTAAAAAAACCTGGTGACATCGTTGCTGTAGCTGATTATGATTTAATTGATAAAAGGATGATACCAAAATATGCAACTTGGAACATCCAATTTGCTAGAAATGAGTTAGTTATAGCCTACACAGATAAGAGTAAATATAAAAATGAAATAAATGGTGAGAATTGGTATCAAATCTTTCAGAGACCAGATGTAAAATATGGATTTAGTAATCCTAACTTAGATCCATGTGGTTATAGAGCAGTGATGATGATACAATTAGCAAACAAATATTACAATAATGATACGATTTTTGAAAATCTTATTGCTAAACATACAAGCATAACTTCTGTTGCAAATGATAGTGGGTATGTTGTGTATGCACCTTCAGATCTTAAACCAGATAAAAAAGTTATGATACGTCCTAAGGAAGTTGATTTAGTATCTGCACTTGAATCAGGCCAAATAGATTATCTAATCATCTATAAGAGTGTAGCAATGCAACACAAACTAAAATATGTAGAATTACCAGAAAAATTAAATTTAAAATCAACAAAATATGAAAAAGAATACAAAAAAATTAGTTTAGTACAATATGCAGATACAAAAAAACAAGTTGTAAAGCTTAAACCAATTGTGTATGGAATAACAGTTGTTAATAATTCCAAACATAAAGACTTAGCTGAAAAATTCGTTCAATTTCTATTAAGTAGAGATGGACAAGAAGTTCTCAAAAGAAATTACCAGGAACCAATAGTACCAGCAGTGTCAACCGTTGATATTTCCAAGATACCACCTCTATTAAGAAATTTTGTAGTACCTAAAAAATAA
- a CDS encoding formylmethanofuran dehydrogenase, subunit C (COGs: COG2218 Formylmethanofuran dehydrogenase subunit C~InterPro IPR002489: IPR017550~KEGG: mth:MTH1558 tungsten formylmethanofuran dehydrogenase, subunit C~PFAM: glutamate synthase alpha subunit domain protein~PRIAM: Formylmethanofuran dehydrogenase~SPTR: O27600 Tungsten-containing formylmethanofuran dehydrogenase 2 subunit C~TIGRFAM: formylmethanofuran dehydrogenase subunit C~PFAM: GXGXG motif~TIGRFAM: formylmethanofuran dehydrogenase subunit C): protein MKELILVPKDQPEVPLEAPVIKPDVFAGKKIKEIEELEIRQGNTVVKLSEFFDVSGKTSENPNELRIVIDGDANRTKRIGEEMKSGEIIVNGDVNMYVGAAMRGGRIVVNGNADSWAGQNMQGGELIIKGDAGDYLGSAYRGDWRGMKGGTIIVHGNVGNEIAEYMRGGKIIVKGNANIMPGIHMNNGLLIIEGDVVARVGAEMLGGTIVVKGVIEEFLPGFEYLGVEKDINVQNESISGLYYKFRGDYAVKGAKGIVYAAVGKNDHIIP from the coding sequence ATGAAAGAATTAATATTAGTTCCAAAAGATCAGCCAGAAGTACCACTTGAAGCTCCTGTAATAAAACCAGATGTTTTTGCAGGTAAAAAGATAAAAGAAATTGAAGAATTAGAAATTAGACAAGGTAATACAGTGGTAAAATTATCAGAGTTTTTTGATGTCAGTGGTAAAACTTCAGAAAATCCAAATGAATTACGAATAGTTATAGATGGCGATGCAAACAGGACAAAAAGAATAGGTGAAGAAATGAAAAGCGGTGAAATCATTGTCAATGGCGATGTGAACATGTATGTAGGAGCAGCGATGAGAGGTGGAAGGATTGTTGTTAATGGCAACGCAGATTCATGGGCAGGTCAAAATATGCAAGGTGGAGAATTAATAATCAAAGGAGATGCTGGAGATTATTTAGGTTCTGCCTACCGTGGCGACTGGAGAGGCATGAAAGGTGGTACAATAATTGTTCATGGAAATGTTGGAAATGAAATAGCAGAATATATGCGTGGAGGAAAAATAATAGTCAAAGGAAATGCAAATATAATGCCAGGAATACATATGAATAACGGACTTTTAATCATTGAAGGAGATGTAGTAGCAAGAGTCGGAGCTGAAATGTTAGGAGGAACCATTGTAGTTAAAGGTGTTATAGAGGAATTTTTACCAGGATTTGAATATTTAGGAGTTGAAAAAGATATCAATGTCCAAAATGAGTCAATTTCTGGTTTATATTATAAATTTAGAGGAGATTATGCTGTTAAAGGTGCGAAAGGAATTGTTTATGCCGCTGTCGGAAAAAACGACCATATAATACCTTAA
- a CDS encoding tungstate/molybdate transport system ATP-binding protein (COGs: COG3842 ABC-type spermidine/putrescine transport systems ATPase components~InterPro IPR003439: IPR008995: IPR005116: IPR003593: IPR 017871: IPR011868~KEGG: tsi:TSIB_0163 ABC transporter, ATP-binding protein~PFAM: ABC transporter related; TOBE domain protein~SMART: AAA ATPase~SPTR: C6A0T6 ABC transporter, ATP-binding protein~TIGRFAM: molybdate ABC transporter, ATPase subunit~PFAM: ABC transporter; TOBE domain~TIGRFAM: molybdenum-pterin binding domain; molybdenum ABC transporter, ATP-binding protein) → MIELKNINKDWKEFKLKNINLKVNDGEYFIILGPSGAGKTLLLELIAGVEFPDSGEIIIDGRDVTYLPPEKRNISIVYQDYMLFPHKNVHENIAFGLEVRGENDIDKKVKKIAELLGIKHLLHRYPRTLSGGEKQRVALARALIIEPKILLLDEPLSALDERIRDELMVELKRMHERFNISVLHVTHNFKEALALADRIGIMKDGKILQVGTPEEIFRKPKNEFIANFVGVKNLIFGNAYKKGDLTIVDTGNIKITAAEKNSAKGKVCVTVRPEDITISKKKVGTSALNEFKGHVIDVIHSSPLVELIVDVGEIFHVYLTKKSFEDLEIKKGSEVWIQFKASAVHIIEKK, encoded by the coding sequence ATGATTGAATTGAAAAATATAAATAAAGATTGGAAAGAATTCAAATTAAAAAATATAAATTTAAAAGTTAATGATGGTGAGTATTTTATTATACTAGGCCCTTCTGGTGCAGGGAAAACATTACTTTTAGAATTAATAGCTGGGGTAGAGTTCCCAGATTCTGGTGAAATAATAATAGATGGAAGGGATGTTACATACCTGCCTCCAGAAAAAAGAAATATAAGTATTGTGTATCAAGATTACATGTTATTTCCACATAAGAATGTACATGAAAATATAGCATTTGGTTTGGAAGTACGTGGAGAAAACGACATTGATAAAAAAGTTAAAAAAATTGCTGAACTTCTGGGGATAAAACATCTACTACATAGATATCCAAGAACTCTTAGTGGTGGTGAAAAACAAAGAGTTGCTCTTGCAAGAGCATTAATCATAGAACCAAAAATATTACTTTTAGACGAACCTTTGAGTGCTTTGGATGAAAGAATCCGAGACGAACTAATGGTGGAATTAAAAAGAATGCATGAAAGATTTAATATTAGTGTACTACATGTAACACATAATTTTAAAGAGGCTTTAGCTTTAGCAGACAGAATTGGGATCATGAAAGATGGAAAAATTCTACAAGTGGGCACGCCTGAAGAAATATTTAGAAAACCTAAAAATGAATTTATAGCGAATTTTGTCGGAGTAAAAAACCTAATATTTGGAAATGCATATAAAAAAGGTGATCTAACTATTGTTGACACAGGTAATATAAAAATTACAGCCGCAGAGAAAAACAGTGCCAAAGGTAAAGTGTGTGTAACTGTAAGACCAGAAGATATAACAATTTCCAAGAAAAAGGTTGGAACTAGTGCATTAAATGAATTTAAAGGACATGTTATCGATGTGATACATAGTAGTCCTCTTGTGGAATTAATAGTAGATGTTGGAGAAATTTTCCATGTTTATTTAACCAAAAAATCTTTTGAAGATTTAGAAATTAAAAAAGGATCTGAAGTTTGGATACAATTTAAAGCTTCTGCTGTACATATAATAGAAAAAAAATAG
- a CDS encoding formylmethanofuran dehydrogenase, subunit B (COGs: COG1029 Formylmethanofuran dehydrogenase subunit B~InterPro IPR016457: IPR006656~KEGG: mth:MTH1559 tungsten formylmethanofuran dehydrogenase, subunit B~PFAM: molybdopterin oxidoreductase~SPTR: O27601 Tungsten formylmethanofuran dehydrogenase, subunit B~TIGRFAM: formylmethanofuran dehydrogenase subunit B~PFAM: Molybdopterin oxidoreductase~TIGRFAM: formylmethanofuran dehydrogenase subunit B) produces MKLVKNVVCPFCGTLCDDIIVKVEGNEIVGTMNACRIGHNKFVHTEGATRYKKPLMKKNGKWVEISYEEAIEKTAEILAESKRPLLYGWSCTSCEAHSVGLELAEECGAVIDNTASVCHGPSILAVQDVGYPICTLGEVKNRADVVVYWGCNPMHAHPRHLSRHVFSRGFFRDRGRVDRTLIVVDPRKTDTAKLADIHLQVEYNRDYELIDAMRTMIQGHDILYDEVAGVPKDLIEEAVETMKNAQFGILFFGMGLTHSRGKHRNIDTAIMMVEDLNDYAKFNLIPMRGHYNVTGFNQVAAWESGYPYCVDFSTDVPRYNPGETGANDLLQNKEADAMMVVASDPGAHFPQKAIERMAEIPLIAIEPHRTPTTELADIIIPPAIVGLEAEGSAYRMEGVPLRMKKVVDTDLPSDEEILKDILKKVREIKSGK; encoded by the coding sequence TTGAAATTAGTTAAAAATGTTGTATGTCCATTCTGTGGAACTTTATGTGATGATATAATTGTAAAAGTAGAAGGAAATGAAATTGTTGGAACAATGAATGCCTGCCGTATTGGTCACAACAAATTTGTTCATACGGAAGGTGCAACACGTTATAAAAAACCATTGATGAAAAAAAATGGTAAATGGGTCGAAATTAGTTATGAAGAAGCAATTGAAAAGACAGCAGAAATCTTGGCAGAATCAAAAAGACCTTTACTTTATGGGTGGAGTTGTACTTCATGTGAAGCTCACAGTGTAGGTCTGGAACTTGCTGAAGAATGTGGTGCTGTTATAGATAACACAGCGTCAGTATGTCATGGTCCTTCAATCCTTGCTGTTCAGGATGTTGGATATCCTATTTGTACACTTGGAGAAGTAAAAAATAGAGCAGATGTCGTAGTTTATTGGGGTTGCAATCCAATGCATGCACATCCTCGACATTTATCACGCCATGTATTCTCAAGAGGATTTTTCAGAGATAGAGGTAGAGTTGATAGAACTTTAATAGTTGTGGATCCAAGAAAAACAGATACTGCAAAATTAGCAGATATACATTTACAAGTTGAATATAATAGGGATTATGAATTAATAGATGCCATGAGAACAATGATTCAAGGACATGACATACTTTATGATGAAGTAGCAGGAGTACCTAAAGATCTAATTGAAGAAGCCGTCGAAACAATGAAAAATGCACAATTTGGTATATTATTCTTTGGTATGGGGCTTACTCACAGCCGAGGTAAACATAGGAACATAGATACAGCAATAATGATGGTTGAGGATCTAAACGATTATGCAAAATTCAATCTTATACCTATGCGAGGTCACTACAATGTCACAGGATTCAATCAAGTAGCTGCTTGGGAAAGTGGTTATCCATACTGTGTAGATTTTTCAACAGATGTTCCAAGATACAATCCTGGAGAAACTGGTGCAAATGATTTACTTCAAAATAAAGAAGCAGACGCAATGATGGTTGTTGCATCTGATCCTGGAGCACATTTCCCACAAAAAGCAATAGAAAGGATGGCAGAGATACCACTAATTGCTATAGAACCACACCGAACACCAACAACAGAGTTAGCAGATATAATAATACCTCCAGCTATTGTTGGACTTGAAGCTGAAGGAAGTGCATATAGAATGGAAGGAGTACCATTGAGAATGAAAAAAGTTGTTGATACTGATTTACCATCTGATGAAGAAATATTGAAAGATATACTTAAGAAAGTAAGAGAAATAAAGTCAGGTAAATAA
- a CDS encoding 2-isopropylmalate synthase (COGs: COG0119 Isopropylmalate/homocitrate/citramalate synthase~InterPro IPR000891: IPR013709: IPR013785: IPR002034: IPR 011830~KEGG: mth:MTH1481 2-isopropylmalate synthase~PFAM: pyruvate carboxyltransferase; LeuA allosteric (dimerisation) domain~SPTR: O27525 2-isopropylmalate synthase 2~TIGRFAM: isopropylmalate/citramalate/homocitrate synthase~PFAM: HMGL-like; LeuA allosteric (dimerisation) domain~TIGRFAM: isopropylmalate/citramalate/homocitrate synthases), with protein MYIEEVKKSLNLPERVYIFDTTLRDGEQTPGVALTVDEKVRIARKLDELGVDIIEVGFPAASKGERSATSKISSLGLNAKICGLARVLKEDIDAAIDCDIDYVHTFIGTSPLHRDYKLKMSKDEIIDKAVFAVEYIKDHGLTAEFSAEDATRTEFNYLCKICKAVEDAGVDKINIADTVGVMIPSAMKLLIENLKKHVKVPISVHCHDDFGLAVANSLAAVESGAEQVHVTMNGIGERAGNAALEEVVMALTVHYKINTNIKTSKLVGTAELVSGLTGIKIPPNKAIIGENAFAHESGIHVHGVLRKAETYEPITPDMVGHKRRIVLGKHTGANAIRSKLKEYDIEMNEEEFKKLYKQVKTLGDKGKMVTDADLRALALSILGKAEKERVKLKGIAVMTGENVMPTATVKLEIDGKIKTGAKTGVGPVDAAINAIQSLVKETADIKLDEYHIDAITGGTNALADVFVVMSDKNNNKATGRATREDIVMASVEAVLNAINKILMIRDASS; from the coding sequence ATGTACATCGAAGAAGTAAAAAAATCTTTAAATCTACCTGAAAGAGTTTATATATTTGATACGACGTTAAGAGATGGTGAACAGACTCCTGGCGTTGCATTAACTGTGGATGAGAAAGTTAGAATAGCAAGAAAATTAGATGAATTAGGAGTAGATATCATAGAAGTTGGATTTCCAGCCGCATCTAAAGGAGAAAGAAGTGCTACATCAAAAATTTCATCACTTGGTTTAAATGCTAAGATATGTGGATTGGCACGTGTATTAAAGGAAGACATAGACGCTGCAATTGATTGTGATATAGATTACGTTCATACATTTATAGGTACTTCACCATTACATAGAGATTATAAATTAAAGATGAGTAAAGACGAAATAATTGATAAAGCTGTTTTCGCTGTTGAATATATCAAAGATCATGGACTTACAGCTGAATTTTCCGCTGAAGATGCCACAAGAACAGAATTTAATTACTTATGTAAAATATGTAAAGCTGTAGAAGATGCAGGCGTTGATAAAATTAACATTGCTGATACTGTAGGAGTCATGATTCCATCAGCTATGAAATTACTTATAGAAAATTTAAAAAAACATGTTAAAGTACCTATTAGTGTGCATTGTCATGATGATTTTGGATTAGCTGTTGCTAATTCATTAGCTGCTGTTGAATCTGGAGCCGAGCAAGTACATGTTACTATGAATGGCATAGGTGAGAGAGCTGGTAATGCAGCCCTTGAAGAGGTAGTAATGGCCCTCACAGTACATTACAAAATAAATACAAATATTAAAACTTCGAAATTGGTAGGCACAGCTGAACTAGTTTCTGGATTAACTGGAATTAAAATCCCACCAAACAAAGCTATCATAGGTGAAAATGCATTTGCACATGAATCAGGTATACATGTGCACGGTGTTTTAAGGAAAGCAGAGACTTACGAACCAATAACTCCAGATATGGTAGGGCATAAGAGAAGAATCGTTCTTGGTAAACATACAGGTGCAAATGCAATCAGGTCAAAACTAAAAGAATATGATATTGAAATGAATGAAGAAGAATTTAAGAAATTGTACAAACAAGTAAAAACATTAGGTGATAAAGGCAAAATGGTTACTGACGCTGATTTAAGAGCATTAGCTTTATCAATATTAGGTAAAGCAGAAAAAGAACGTGTCAAACTTAAAGGAATAGCTGTAATGACTGGAGAAAATGTAATGCCAACGGCAACAGTAAAACTTGAAATAGATGGAAAAATTAAAACAGGAGCTAAGACAGGTGTAGGTCCTGTTGATGCAGCTATAAATGCTATTCAAAGCTTAGTTAAAGAAACAGCTGATATTAAGTTAGATGAATACCATATCGATGCCATAACAGGAGGAACTAATGCTTTAGCTGATGTATTTGTTGTTATGAGTGACAAAAATAATAATAAAGCAACAGGACGTGCTACTAGGGAAGACATTGTCATGGCCAGTGTTGAGGCAGTACTTAATGCCATTAATAAGATTTTGATGATAAGAGATGCTAGTTCTTAG
- a CDS encoding Nitrogenase (COGs: COG2710 Nitrogenase molybdenum-iron protein alpha and beta chains~InterPro IPR000510: IPR000318~KEGG: mth:MTH1482 nitrogenase iron-molybdenum cofactor biosynthesis protein NifE-like protein~PFAM: oxidoreductase/nitrogenase component 1~PRIAM: Nitrogenase~SPTR: O27526 Nitrogenase iron-molybdenum cofactor biosynthesis protein NifE homolog~PFAM: Nitrogenase component 1 type Oxidoreductase) gives MEPMHTCKLFGAIKTILGIKNAIPIVHGPVGCAYHMRYLLTLRGGSKVKICSTQLSQEDVVFGAEKKLKDTIVKVDKYYKPDLIAVLTSCSTSIIGEDVFRVVKEIKNEINAEIIAVSAGGFEARQNEGYEDTIMTLIKELVKPCKKSDKPLINFIGMYRGGPDLKHLKNELKKMGIGVNCVLTSGCNIREIRNLTKANLNYSFCDISAIKPSKFLKKKFGMEFIDYPFPIGFNNTYRFFNKILDFFDIDYPLEKEYAEFKEIKDKLIKNLKGCKVAIISGPTRAVALTDFIIELGMEPVLISIDLVGEKTLKHLNTVLSNTNFEPEILIEPDLIQIEKRLKDTDVDIILGGANELSFSFTYKIPVVDVMHGQAKTMGWDGAREIARTILKNIKT, from the coding sequence ATGGAACCTATGCATACCTGTAAATTGTTTGGAGCTATTAAAACAATACTGGGAATAAAAAATGCTATACCTATTGTTCATGGCCCTGTTGGTTGTGCATACCACATGAGATATCTTCTAACATTAAGGGGCGGTTCAAAAGTAAAAATATGCTCTACACAACTTTCTCAGGAAGATGTAGTTTTTGGCGCTGAAAAAAAGTTAAAAGATACGATTGTTAAAGTTGACAAATATTATAAGCCTGATTTGATAGCTGTACTTACATCTTGCTCAACAAGTATCATTGGTGAAGATGTTTTCAGGGTAGTAAAGGAAATAAAAAATGAAATAAATGCAGAAATAATTGCTGTAAGTGCTGGAGGATTTGAAGCAAGGCAAAATGAAGGATATGAAGATACCATAATGACTTTAATTAAAGAGCTTGTTAAACCTTGTAAAAAAAGTGATAAACCATTAATAAATTTCATTGGCATGTATAGAGGCGGACCAGATCTTAAACATTTAAAAAACGAACTTAAAAAAATGGGAATTGGAGTAAACTGTGTTTTGACTTCTGGATGTAATATAAGGGAAATAAGAAATTTAACTAAAGCCAACCTAAATTACTCATTTTGTGATATATCTGCAATAAAACCATCCAAATTTTTAAAAAAGAAATTTGGGATGGAATTCATTGATTATCCATTCCCTATAGGTTTTAATAATACTTATCGCTTTTTCAATAAAATATTGGATTTTTTTGATATAGATTATCCTTTAGAAAAGGAATATGCTGAATTTAAAGAAATTAAGGATAAATTGATAAAAAATTTAAAAGGATGTAAAGTAGCTATAATTTCTGGACCAACTAGAGCTGTAGCATTAACAGACTTTATAATAGAGTTAGGTATGGAGCCTGTCCTTATATCTATAGATTTAGTGGGTGAAAAGACCTTAAAACATCTTAATACTGTATTATCCAACACCAATTTTGAACCTGAAATTTTGATAGAACCTGATTTAATCCAAATAGAAAAGCGTTTGAAAGATACAGACGTTGATATAATTTTAGGTGGAGCAAATGAATTAAGTTTTTCTTTTACATATAAAATACCTGTTGTGGATGTAATGCATGGACAAGCTAAAACCATGGGATGGGATGGAGCAAGAGAAATTGCAAGAACGATTTTAAAAAATATTAAAACTTAG
- a CDS encoding tungstate/molybdate transport system permease protein (COGs: COG0555 ABC-type sulfate transport system permease component~InterPro IPR000515~KEGG: mac:MA0281 sulfate/molybdate ABC transporter, permease protein~PFAM: binding-protein-dependent transport systems inner membrane component~SPTR: Q8TTZ4 Sulfate/molybdate ABC transporter, permease protein~PFAM: Binding-protein-dependent transport system inner membrane component) — protein sequence MKDYMKIFFISLGLFLVAFIVIPIASMILSENPVKIAHTALENEVITAISVSIYCALVATLIALIFGVPLSYVLARYDFYGKGFIEAIIDVPVVIPHTVSGIALLTVFAPRGLLGPMFNKIGLVFVDSMPGIIIAMLFVSVPFMINSVREGFESVDPKLEKVARTLGASSFKTFFTITLPLTIRNIAVGCIMTWARAISEFGAVIVLAYYPMIAPTLIYDRFVNFGLNSARPVAVVLILICLAVFIIMRALIGEKR from the coding sequence ATGAAAGATTACATGAAAATATTTTTCATATCTTTAGGCTTGTTTTTAGTAGCATTCATAGTTATTCCAATAGCATCGATGATATTATCTGAAAATCCTGTAAAGATTGCACATACAGCTCTTGAAAATGAAGTGATAACCGCAATATCTGTAAGTATATACTGTGCATTAGTTGCTACATTAATTGCATTAATTTTCGGTGTACCTCTTTCTTATGTATTAGCAAGGTATGATTTTTATGGGAAAGGTTTTATTGAGGCAATTATCGATGTACCCGTTGTAATACCACATACAGTAAGTGGAATAGCATTATTAACAGTTTTTGCACCTAGAGGATTGCTTGGTCCAATGTTCAATAAGATAGGTTTAGTGTTTGTAGACTCAATGCCCGGTATAATAATTGCAATGTTGTTTGTAAGTGTTCCATTCATGATAAATTCTGTAAGGGAAGGATTCGAATCTGTAGATCCAAAATTAGAAAAAGTTGCTAGAACTTTAGGTGCAAGTAGTTTTAAAACATTTTTTACAATAACTCTACCATTAACCATTAGAAACATAGCTGTTGGCTGTATAATGACTTGGGCAAGAGCAATAAGTGAATTTGGTGCAGTTATTGTTTTAGCATATTATCCAATGATAGCACCCACATTGATTTATGACAGATTTGTCAATTTTGGTCTTAATTCAGCCAGGCCAGTTGCAGTTGTACTAATATTGATATGTCTCGCAGTATTTATTATAATGAGAGCACTGATAGGTGAAAAAAGATGA
- a CDS encoding PHP domain protein (COGs: COG0613 metal-dependent phosphoesterase (PHP family)~InterPro IPR016195: IPR004013: IPR003141~KEGG: mst:Msp_1491 metal-dependent phosphoesterase~PFAM: PHP domain protein~SMART: phosphoesterase PHP domain protein~SPTR: Q2NE92 Predicted metal-dependent phosphoesterase~PFAM: PHP domain) — MIKLDPHIHTLYSGDSKNIPDDIVKIAKKRGLDAIAITDHNTIKGYEVIAKRNIEDILIIPGIEISTREGHIVALGITEEIEKYLSAEETLERIRDLGGVAIAPHPFDKLRDSLGSTVKNLNFDAIEVLNGRCVSIGNLRAKKFAKKRNIPEIGASDAHFPEEIGACITIVDTHSGIDDILDAIQKGKTSAKANSSYHKRLYNVVNNLLKRG, encoded by the coding sequence TTGATAAAATTGGATCCACACATTCACACACTATATTCTGGGGATTCAAAAAATATTCCGGATGATATTGTTAAAATTGCTAAAAAACGTGGCTTAGATGCAATTGCTATAACAGATCATAATACAATTAAAGGATACGAAGTTATTGCAAAAAGAAATATTGAAGATATTCTTATAATCCCAGGAATTGAAATTAGTACGAGGGAAGGGCATATAGTAGCTTTAGGTATAACTGAAGAAATTGAAAAATACCTTAGTGCAGAGGAAACATTAGAAAGAATAAGAGACCTTGGCGGGGTTGCAATAGCTCCCCATCCTTTTGATAAATTAAGAGATAGTTTAGGATCTACAGTTAAAAATTTAAATTTTGACGCCATAGAAGTTTTAAATGGAAGATGTGTAAGTATCGGTAATTTACGTGCAAAAAAATTTGCAAAAAAGAGAAATATTCCAGAAATAGGGGCAAGTGATGCTCATTTTCCAGAAGAAATTGGTGCATGCATTACAATTGTTGATACTCATTCAGGGATTGATGACATTTTAGATGCCATCCAAAAAGGAAAAACAAGTGCAAAAGCTAATTCTTCTTACCACAAAAGATTGTACAATGTTGTTAATAATCTATTAAAAAGGGGATAA